Proteins encoded together in one Mus pahari chromosome 9, PAHARI_EIJ_v1.1, whole genome shotgun sequence window:
- the Stk11 gene encoding serine/threonine-protein kinase STK11 isoform X1 — protein sequence MDVADPEPLGLFPEGELMSVGMDTFIHRIDSTEVIYQPRRKRAKLIGKYLMGDLLGEGSYGKVKEVLDSETLCRRAVKILKKKKLRRIPNGEANVKKEIQLLRRLRHRNVIQLVDVLYNEEKQKMYMVMEYCVCGMQEMLDSVPEKRFPVCQAHGYFRQLIDGLEYLHSQGIVHKDIKPGNLLLTTNGTLKISDLGVAEALHPFAVDDTCRTSQGSPAFQPPEIANGLDTFSGFKVDIWSAGVTLYNITTGLYPFEGDNIYKLFENIGRGDFTIPCDCGPPLSDLLRGMLEYEPAKRFSIRQIRQHSWFRKKHPLAEALVPIPPSSDTKDRWRSMTVVPYLEDLHGRAEEEEEEDLFDIEDGIIYTQDFTVPGQVLEEEVGQNGQSHSLPKAVCVNGTEPQLSSKVKPEGRPGTANPARKVCSSNKIRRLSACKQQ from the exons ATGGACGTGGCGGACCCCGAGCCGTTGGGCCTTTTCCCCGAGGGCGAGCTGATGTCGGTGGGCATGGACACCTTCATCCACCGCATCGACTCCACCGAGGTAATCTACCAGCCGCGCCGCAAACGCGCCAAGCTCATCGGCAAGTACCTGATGGGGGACCTGCTCGGGGAGGGCTCGTACGGCAAGGTGAAGGAGGTGCTGGACTCCGAGACCTTGTGCCGCAGGGCGGTCAAGATCCTCAAGAAGAAAAAGCTGCGCAGGATCCCCAATGGCGAAGCCAACGTCAAGAA GGAGATCCAGCTGCTGCGGCGGCTGCGGCATCGGAATGTGATCCAGCTTGTGGACGTGCTGTACAATGAGGAGAAGCAGAAGAT GTATATGGTGATGGAGTACTGCGTATGTGGCATGCAGGAGATGCTGGACAGTGTGCCGGAGAAGCGCTTTCCTGTGTGCCAAGCTCATGG GTACTTCCGCCAGCTGATTGACGGCCTGGAGTACCTACACAGCCAGGGCATTGTTCACAAGGACATCAAGCCGGGCAACCTGCTACTCACCACCAATGGCACACTCAAGATCTCCGACCTCGGTGTTGCCGAG GCCCTGCACCCGTTCGCTGTGGATGACACCTGCCGGACGAGCCAGGGCTCCCCGGCCTTCCAGCCTCCCGAGATTGCCAATGGACTGGATACCTTTTCAGGTTTCAAGGTGGACATCTGGTCAGCTGGGGTCACACT CTACAACATCACCACGGGCCTGTACCCATTTGAGGGGGACAATATCTACAAGCTCTTTGAGAACATCGGGAGAGGGGACTTCACCATCCCTTGTGACTGCGGCCCACCACTCTCTGACCTACTCCGAG GAATGTTGGAGTACGAGCCGGCCAAGAGGTTCTCCATCCGACAGATTAGGCAGCACAG CTGGTTCCGGAAGAAACACCCTCTGGCTGAGGCGCTTGTGCCTATCCCACCAAGCTCAGACACAAAGGACCGCTGGCGCAGTATGACCGTAGTGCCCTACCTGGAGGACCTGCATGGCcgtgcagaggaggaggaagaggaggacttgTTTGACATTGAGGACGGCATCATCTACACCCAGGACTTCACAGTGCCTG GACAGGTCCtggaagaggaagtgggtcagAATGGACAGAGCCACAGCTTGCCCAAGGCTGTTTGTGTGAATGGCACAGAGCCCCAGCTTAGCAGCAAGGTGAAGCCAGAAGGCCGACCTGGCACCGCCAACCCTGCGCGCAAGGTGTGCTCCAGCAACAAGATCCGCCGGCTCTCGGCCTGCAAGCAGCAGTGA
- the Stk11 gene encoding serine/threonine-protein kinase STK11 isoform X2, which produces MDVADPEPLGLFPEGELMSVGMDTFIHRIDSTEVIYQPRRKRAKLIGKYLMGDLLGEGSYGKVKEVLDSETLCRRAVKILKKKKLRRIPNGEANVKKEIQLLRRLRHRNVIQLVDVLYNEEKQKMYMVMEYCVCGMQEMLDSVPEKRFPVCQAHGYFRQLIDGLEYLHSQGIVHKDIKPGNLLLTTNGTLKISDLGVAEALHPFAVDDTCRTSQGSPAFQPPEIANGLDTFSGFKVDIWSAGVTLYNITTGLYPFEGDNIYKLFENIGRGDFTIPCDCGPPLSDLLRGMLEYEPAKRFSIRQIRQHSWFRKKHPLAEALVPIPPSSDTKDRWRSMTVVPYLEDLHGRAEEEEEEDLFDIEDGIIYTQDFTVPGVEEAAEAGLSEDACDTCMWKSQGAGLLGEDPEEGFGALV; this is translated from the exons ATGGACGTGGCGGACCCCGAGCCGTTGGGCCTTTTCCCCGAGGGCGAGCTGATGTCGGTGGGCATGGACACCTTCATCCACCGCATCGACTCCACCGAGGTAATCTACCAGCCGCGCCGCAAACGCGCCAAGCTCATCGGCAAGTACCTGATGGGGGACCTGCTCGGGGAGGGCTCGTACGGCAAGGTGAAGGAGGTGCTGGACTCCGAGACCTTGTGCCGCAGGGCGGTCAAGATCCTCAAGAAGAAAAAGCTGCGCAGGATCCCCAATGGCGAAGCCAACGTCAAGAA GGAGATCCAGCTGCTGCGGCGGCTGCGGCATCGGAATGTGATCCAGCTTGTGGACGTGCTGTACAATGAGGAGAAGCAGAAGAT GTATATGGTGATGGAGTACTGCGTATGTGGCATGCAGGAGATGCTGGACAGTGTGCCGGAGAAGCGCTTTCCTGTGTGCCAAGCTCATGG GTACTTCCGCCAGCTGATTGACGGCCTGGAGTACCTACACAGCCAGGGCATTGTTCACAAGGACATCAAGCCGGGCAACCTGCTACTCACCACCAATGGCACACTCAAGATCTCCGACCTCGGTGTTGCCGAG GCCCTGCACCCGTTCGCTGTGGATGACACCTGCCGGACGAGCCAGGGCTCCCCGGCCTTCCAGCCTCCCGAGATTGCCAATGGACTGGATACCTTTTCAGGTTTCAAGGTGGACATCTGGTCAGCTGGGGTCACACT CTACAACATCACCACGGGCCTGTACCCATTTGAGGGGGACAATATCTACAAGCTCTTTGAGAACATCGGGAGAGGGGACTTCACCATCCCTTGTGACTGCGGCCCACCACTCTCTGACCTACTCCGAG GAATGTTGGAGTACGAGCCGGCCAAGAGGTTCTCCATCCGACAGATTAGGCAGCACAG CTGGTTCCGGAAGAAACACCCTCTGGCTGAGGCGCTTGTGCCTATCCCACCAAGCTCAGACACAAAGGACCGCTGGCGCAGTATGACCGTAGTGCCCTACCTGGAGGACCTGCATGGCcgtgcagaggaggaggaagaggaggacttgTTTGACATTGAGGACGGCATCATCTACACCCAGGACTTCACAGTGCCTG GTGTCGAGGAGGCGGCCGAGGCAGGGCTTAGCGAGGATGCATGcgacacatgcatgtggaagagCCAGGGCGCAGGCCTTCTTGGAGAGGATCCCGAGGAGGGGTTTGGGGCTTTAGTGTAG
- the Cbarp gene encoding voltage-dependent calcium channel beta subunit-associated regulatory protein, producing MQPTATMATAAATTATVALTTSWDNATSRPTAEPDPILDNYVLLVVVMSLFVGGTLVVLSGVLLLCKRCWEVHQRFNRAMEEAEKTTTTYLDNGTHPIQDPDCRGEDPEGQDTETERFLATSATGRRVSFNEAALFEQSRKAQDKGRRYTLTEGDFHHLKNARLTHLHLPPLKIATIHECDSGEASAAATPHPATTPKDSLAIFQPPGKTLSGHSVGPSSALPGGPYNSVDFSEISPSASSDSGEGASLDAGTRGAKAAGPETVPGETGTGSSGSGTVLQFFTRLRRHASLDGASPYFKVKKWKLEPSQRASSLDTRGSPKRHHFQRQRAASESMEQEGDRPHADFIQYIASAGDSVAFPPPRPFLASPTSPPPTLGRLEAAEAAGGASPETPPEHGISLGPEHAQQQDPQQEQDAEHAQCSYRDLWSLRASLELHAATASDHSSSGNDRDSVRSGDSSGSGSGGGGAAPAFPPPPESPPALRPKDGEARRLLQMDSGYASIEGRGAGDEVSELPAPARSPPRSPRAWPRRPRRDYSIDEKTDALFHEFLRHDPHFDDAPRHRTRAHPHTHARKQWQQRGRQHSDPGGARAATPPGVARPTRAPLRRGDSVDCPPEGRALPITGDDPSIPVIEEEPGGGGGGCPGSGLCVEPAGPLLDKLAASLDERFFSPHLAEPVASSQVLIVAAAAAPTSPDHSPA from the exons ATGCAGCCCACGGCCACCATGGCCACAGCGGCCGCAACTACCGCCACTGTTGCCCTGACGACTTCGTGGGACAATGCCACCAGTCGCCCCACG GCGGAGCCTGACCCCATCTTGGACAACTatgtgctgctggtggtggtgatgtcgCTGTTCGTTGGAGGCACGCTGGTGGTGCTGTCTGGCGTTCTTCTGCTCTGCAAACGCTGCTGGGAGGTGCACCAGCGCTTCAACAG agccatggaggaagcagagaagaccACCACTACTTATCTGGACAACGGCACCCACCCTATACAAG ACCCCGACTGCAGGGGGGAAGACCCCGAGGGCCAGGACACCGAAACAGAACGCTTCCTAGCCACCAGCGCCACCGGCCGCCGCGTGTCCTTCAACGAGGCTGCCCTGTTTGAACAGAGCCGCAAGGCTCAGGATAAGGGCCGCCG GTACACCCTGACAGAAGGGGATTTCCATCACCTCAAGAATGCCCGCCTCACCCACCTTCACCTACCGCCACTCAAAATCGCTACTATCCATGAGTGTGATTCGGGGGAGGCCAGCGCAGCGGCCACACCCCACCCAGCTACCACCCCCAAGGACAGCTTGGCTATTTTCCAG CCCCCTGGGAAGACCCTCAGCGGCCACTCCGTCGGCCCCAGCTCTGCCCTGCCAGGAGGTCCCTACAACTCCGTGGACTTCTCGGAGATCAGCCCCTCAGCCTCCAGTGACTCTGGGGAGGGCGCTTCG TTAGATGCAGGTACTCGGGGTGCCAAGGCTGCTGGGCCTGAGACGGTGCCTGGGGAGACGGGCACAGGGTCCTCCGGGTCGGGCACTGTTTTGCAATTCTTCACTCGGCTACGCCGACATGCCAGCCTGGATGGAGCCAGCCCCTACTTCAAGGTCAAGAAATGGAAGCTGGAGCCCAGCCAGAGAGCGTCCAGTCTGGACACGAGAG GTTCCCCTAAGAGGCACCACTTTCAGCGGCAGCGGGCGGCCAGTGAGAGCATGGAGCAGGAGGGGGACCGCCCCCACGCCGACTTCATTCAGTACATCGCCAGCGCAGGCGACTCGGTGGCCTTcccacccccccgcccctttCTGGCCAGCCCCACCAGCCCGCCCCCCACTCTCGGCAG GCTAGAGGCAGCTGAGGCGGCGGGAGGAGCAAGCCCCGAGACTCCTCCGGAGCATGGCATCAGTTTGGGGCCCGAGCATGCGCAGCAGCAGGACCCGCAGCAAGAGCAGGACGCCGAGCATGCACAGTGCAGCTACCGTGACCTGTGGAGCCTTCGTGCTTCGCTCGAGCTCCACGCAGCCACTGCATCGGACCACAGCAGCAGCGGCAATGACCGTGACTCAGTGCGCAGTGGCGATAGCTCGGGCTCGGGTTCCGGAGGTGGGGGCGCAGCACCCGCCTTCCCGCCCCCTCCCGAGTCTCCACCTGCTTTGAGGCCTAAGGACGGCGAAGCCCGCCGCCTGCTACAGATGGACAGTGGCTATGCGAGCATCGAGGGGCGCGGAGCAGGCGACGAAGTTTCGGAACTTCCTGCTCCAGCCCGCAGCCCTCCCCGCAGCCCGCGAGCCTGGCCACGCAGGCCGCGCCGCGATTACAGCATCGACGAAAAGACGGACGCTCTTTTCCATGAGTTCCTGCGCCATGACCCTCATTTTGACGATGCACCGCGTCACCGCACACGTGCGCATCCTCACACTCATGCGCGGAAGCAATGGCAACAGAGAGGACGGCAGCACAGCGACCCCGGTGGTGCACGCGCAGCAACACCCCCTGGGGTAGCCCGCCCTACACGTGCGCCATTACGCCGTGGGGACAGCGTTGATTGTCCTCCTGAAGGCCGTGCGCTGCCCATCACGGGTGATGACCCATCCATTCCTGTCATCGAGGAAGAGCCTGGCGGTGGAGGCGGTGGTTGCCCAGGCTCTGGGTTGTGTGTTGAGCCCGCCGGGCCACTGCTAGACAAGCTAGCAGCCAGCCTCGATGAGAgattcttctctccccaccttgcTGAGCCGGTTGCCTCGTCCCAGGTGCTGAttgtcgctgctgctgctgcccctaCATCCCCTGACCACAGCCCGGCCTAA